The Odocoileus virginianus isolate 20LAN1187 ecotype Illinois chromosome 3, Ovbor_1.2, whole genome shotgun sequence genome includes a window with the following:
- the LOC110122352 gene encoding olfactory receptor 10H4-like, whose amino-acid sequence MMSEFILIGFSNFPQHLLPAFFLLYLLMYLFTLLGNLLIMGTIWREHSLHTPMYLFLCALSISEILFTVAITPYMLVHMLYTHHSITFVACASQMFFSFTFGFTHSFLLMIMGYDRYVAICHPLRYNVLMSPRDCARLVSCCWAGGSVMGMMVTLIVFHLTFCGSNEIHHFFCHVLSLLKLACGKETASVTMVVIMICVTALMGCLFLIFLSYVFIVAAILRIPSAEGRHKTFSTCVSHLTIVVVHYGFASLIYLKPKGAHSMDNNTLLATTYTVFTPFLSPIIFSLRNKDLKNAIKRSFRRTFCPLSS is encoded by the coding sequence ATGATGTCTGAATTCATCCTCATTGGTTTCTCCAACTTCCCTCAGCATCTCCTGCCTGCCTTCTTCCTGCTGTACCTGCTAATGTACCTGTTCACACTGCTGGGGAACCTACTCATCATGGGCACCATCTGGAGGGAGCAcagcctccacacccccatgtacctCTTCCTGTGTGCCCTCTCCATCTCCGAGATCCTGTTCACTGTTGCCATCACTCCTTACATGCTGGTTCACATGCTCTACACCCATCACTCCATCACCTTTGTGGCCTGTGCCAGCCAGATGTTCTTCTCCTTTACATTTGGCTTCACCCACTCCTTCCTGCTCATGATCATGGGCtatgaccgctacgtggccatctgccaccccctgCGCTACAACGTGCTCATGAGCCCCCGTGACTGTGCCCGCCTTGTGTCCTGCTGCTGGGCCGGTGGCTCAGTCATGGGGATGATGGTGACACTGATAGTTTTCCACCTCACCTTCTGTGGCTCTAATGAGATCCACCATTTTTTCTGCCATGTGCTTTCTCTCTTGAAGTTGGCCTGTGGGAAAGAGACAGCCTCTGTCACCATGGTTGTGATCATGATTTGTGTTACAGCCCTGATGGGGTGCTTATTCCTCATCTTCCTCTCCTACGTCTTCATCGTGGCTGCCATCTTGAGGATCCCCTCTGCCGAGGGCCGGCACAAGACCTTCTCCACCTGTGTCTCCCACCTCACCATAGTGGTCGTGCACTACGGTTTTGCCTCCCTCATCTACCTCAAGCCCAAAGGCGCCCATTCCATGGACAATAACACTCTGCTGGCCACCACCTACACAGTCTTCACCCCCTTTCTTAGCCCCATCATTTTCAGCCTCAGGAATAAAGACTTGAAGAATGCCATAAAGAGAAGTTTCCGCAGAACCTTCTGTCCCCTAAGTTCCTGA